The Brassica rapa cultivar Chiifu-401-42 chromosome A10, CAAS_Brap_v3.01, whole genome shotgun sequence genome segment TTGATGACTGAAGATATCTTCATTCTTGATTGTCACACTGAGATCTTTGTCTGGGTCGGTCAACAAGTTGACCCCAAGAAGAAACCACAAGTTTTAACCATTGGAGAGGTACTTAATGTTCATTcaactatatattaatgtaGAAAAACTACAAAATCTGTTCTTATGAATCCTCTGCCTCAACAGAAATTCCTTAAGCACGATTTCCTTCTAGAGAATCTAGCAAGCGAGACGCCGATATACATTGTAACTGAAGGAAACGAACCTCCGTTTTTTACTCGGTTCTTCACCTGGGACTCTTCTAAATCTGCAGTAAGTGACATTTCTTTCTACACTTGCTCCATATTCGCTCCCTGTAATCTAACTCTACACTTCCTTCAGATGCATGGAAACTCTTTCCAGAAAAAGCTTGCAGTCCTGACAAACAAAGGAAAGCCGCTTCTAGATGTAAAAAAACTTTAACCTCATTTGGTTACATTTCTGCAAAAACCAATCTGGACTTCTGTCTTATATGTTGTGTGGTCTATTTGCTGTCAGAAACCTAAAAGAAGAGTACCAGCGTATAGTAGCCGGTCCAGCGTTCCAGACAAATCGCAGCCGCGGTCAAGAAGTATGACTTCTAGTCCAGACAGAGCTCGGGTGAGGGGACGATCTCCAGCTTTCAACGCACTTGCTGCAAACTTTGAGAAATTAGGCACAAGAAACCAATCGACTCCACCACCTATGGTTAGCCCATTGGTCCGGAAGCTTTACCCGAAATCTCATGCACCAGACCTCACAAAGCTCGCTCCCAAATCCGCAGCTTTTGCTGCCCGCACAGCGCTTTTCGAGAAATTTAGGCCTACTCCTCAAGAAGCAGCACCAACTACCCCCAGTTCATCTGAAGGTGCGCAGTCACAGTTAAACACCCCCAAAACTATCGATATGGTTAGAAAAGGTGAAGATGTTGAGCTTACCCTTGTTTGATCTTTTTGATGCATGAAGCTACAAACGAAGCAGAGGCACCAAAGCCAACATCAGAGACGACAGATGAAGAATCAATGAACAACATTCATGAAGATTcaaaagaagaagcagaagcagAAGAAGACAGCAGCCTGCCTACTTTCCCATACGAACGCCTCAAAACGGACTCAGAGGATCCTGTTCCAGATATCGACCTCGCTAGAAGAGAGGTCAGATTCTtcaaaacatatttattaataagattGTGGTTTGTGTGCTAATGAAGAGAGCTTATGTTTCCAGGCATACATGAGTGCAGCAGAGTTCAATGAGAAACTTGAAATGACAAAGAAAGAGTTTTATAAACTGCCAAAGTGGAAACAAAACAAGCTTAAAATGGCTGTTCAATTATTCTGAACAAACTTCCCTCAAGAACTCCCgggcttcttcttcatcatcatccgtAAGCTGATCCTTTTCTCGGAATTTGAACCTATTGATAGAGATCAGAAGAGGCGGTTCAACTGAGAACTCATATTCTTATGCAATGATGGATCAAGAGAACCAGTTTAGTATAGTGGTTATGCCATACTCTCATCTTTGGTTAATCTTTATTCCTTTTCGTTTGCAGTTCAAATAGAGGGCTTCATCCATCTATTTTCCTTCACCTTTTGAGCTTGCttacaaataatcaaatttttacatttttaatatcataCATAATACAAATCTTCTAAGATGATAGGATTCTTTCTGTTTATTATCTCACTGATCTGTGTGGCTGTAGATTTTGCATTCCCTAGACTTGACTTGACTTTCCTCTGGTGCTTTATTGAATAAAGAGTGTAAATTAAATCATAAAAGCACTCTAAACAGCCACATTGTGCTTAGAATTATCCTTTGAAGCTCCTTTCACAAGATTGTCAATCTGCAAacatacaaaacaaaatgatcAAGTACattcttcttttatatatatacgttTTATAGCAGATGATGGTagccgttcaaaaaaaaaaaatagcagaTGATAGTTATACCACTGAGATTATGATAGCTCGTCCAGGTATACGATCAGGGAACACGTTCACAAAACAATAGTTTGAGCCTCTAACATTGTGTGTTCGAGGAACAACTCCTTCATCCACAACTTTGACAAACTCTTCTTCCTACATAATATATAAGTAAAACAAAACTAGTATCTGGCTTTGATACATACAACACAAAGAGTAAAAACGATATCACAATCTCATAAGACGATTATAACTGCTGGCACAAGTCTTGTGTTCTAACTCCGGGAGCCATTTCCACATATATAGTCGATTGCATTCGGCGGATCTACTCAAACAGTAGAGGTTTAGTTTTTAACGATAACCGTAGAGAAGATGATGCTAgaaaaatcaacacaatttaTACCGGATCTTACAGTAGAGTCCCTCATTGACTCTACCTCGCGTACTTGGAATCCATTATTAAAAGCTGTGATTCTCTTCAAAATCAAAGAGGTCACTAAAAAAAGCAAAGATTCAAAATGAAATTAACAAGTTGAGAATGTACCTCAGCACCAGTGTAGCCACTTGCACCGAGAAGACCAATACGAATTATCCTTTTCAAAGCAATATTATTGGCAGAAACTCTGAAACTCATTGAAGAAGATGGCCTCctcttgaaaattcattttaagttaaaaaagaaagaaagtgaaACACACATTTGTTGGGAAActgcaaatacaaaaaaaaaagaccttgAACCAGCATCCTTGTTCGAAGCAAATTGAGCTAAATGTAGAAGGCGCACGCACTACTCATTCTCTCTCGGATAAGCTTTGTGATTTGAATAATCAACGATTGAATTCGAAAATTGCATAAACCTCTCTCAACTCTCTCTCGAGAGAGAATGTGAAGAAAGCTTTGTGATCGGTCATGAAAACCGTTGAACCGGATCAAAAACCCGGTTTtctcattattttttgttttaaatgttataaaccaaaatattaaacAGAGCCATATAATAAGGAAAGAGAGAGATACGGTTCGAACAAAAACGGCAAAGAAAAGTTTTGGCGATACCTTTTTTAACTCTCTTTAGCGTGAAGGAAAAATCAGTGAAGAAATCCTTAAGAGTAGATCTTGTTTTTGATTCTGGTACAAAAACCAAT includes the following:
- the LOC103845170 gene encoding probable N-acetyl-gamma-glutamyl-phosphate reductase, chloroplastic, whose protein sequence is MSFRVSANNIALKRIIRIGLLGASGYTGAEEEEFVKVVDEGVVPRTHNVRGSNYCFVNVFPDRIPGRAIIISVIDNLVKGASKDNSKHNVAV